A section of the Zymoseptoria tritici IPO323 chromosome 9, whole genome shotgun sequence genome encodes:
- the MgCUT5 gene encoding cutinase (PF01083), giving the protein AGGAHIIVARASQEPLGYGTIGMVKDKVIAANSASNAEYVVYPATLAGYPTSESEGVTGMKELVEAYLAKDCPGNAPIVLMGYSQGAQVVSDYISGQNVKGFAYNATLTEPASDDVLSRIAAVITMGDPSINITSNAAHVGNSTKPGLFERAANSSMVLADIADKSQAYCDALDPYCASAPNFSTISVHLGYVNEYGMDAVK; this is encoded by the coding sequence GCCGGCGGCGCACACATCATCGTCGCGCGCGCCTCCCAAGAACCTCTCGGCTACGGCACAATCGGCATGGTAAAGGACAAagtcatcgccgccaacTCCGCCAGCAACGCCGAATATGTCGTCTATCCCGCCACTCTGGCCGGCTATCCCACCTCCGAGTCCGAGGGTGTCACAGGCATGAAGGAACTGGTCGAAGCATACCTCGCAAAGGACTGTCCTGGCAATGCTCCGATCGTGTTGATGGGCTACTCTCAAGGCGCTCAGGTCGTTTCCGACTACATTTCCGGCCAGAATGTGAAGGGTTTCGCTTACAATGCTACTCTCACTGAGCCTGCGTCGGATGATGTTCTCTCTCGCATTGCGGCGGTGATCACTATGGGAGATCCGTCCATCAACATCACTTCCAACGCCGCACACGTTGGCAACTCAACGAAACCCGGTCTCTTCGAGCGTGCTGCCAATTCCTCAATGGTTCTGGCCGACATCGCGGATAAGTCCCAAGCGTACTGCGATGCGCTGGACCCGTACTGTGCGAGTGCACCAAATTTCAGTACTATTTCCGTGCATTTGGGGTATGTGAACGAGTATGGAATGGATGCGGTGAAG
- a CDS encoding DNA replication licensing factor MCM6, giving the protein MRSDDTPREPRSDATAGRRRQARSSSRPRGPPSVSTPGMHSEIDGFADDEVVGRRGLRRTMLPGAQDVPRVVDTTAETLGIQFERFLEDFVEDPTPSAGPTSSAVTSDKYYIAQIHGMAQFGLSTLYLDFTHLMDHSTGVLAQAIQDDYYRFNPYMLRGLNNLIAKYEPNYYRAHRQPGSTTARTDTSLATQSLSEEQNIENKTPNQQTDKIFTIAVYNLPLVSRVRQLRTEQIGKLVSISGTVTRTSEVRPELHLATFICEACNSVIPDIEQIFKYSEPTQCPNVTCMNRQGWRLDIRQSTFIDWQKVRIQENSSEIPTGSMPRTMDVILRGEMVDRAKAGEKCIFTGTLIVVPDISQFRVPGVRPQAVRDTQAPRGGDVGGNGVSGLKALGVRDLTYRMAFLANMITPDTSTQGQRATQNLKGQASSIMQSLMQSSDASDETGEKAQQEYLDTLTPAEIDELRQMVQSDNIYMRLVDSLAPMVYGHTVVKKGLLLQLMGGVSKVTPEGMALRGDLNICIVGDPSTSKSQFLKYICSFIPRAVYTSGKASSAAGLTAAVVKDEETGEFTIEAGALMLADNGICAIDEFDKMDLADQVAIHEAMEQQTISIAKAGIQATLNARTSILAAANPVGGRYNRKTTLRANINMSAPIMSRFDLFFVVLDECNEQVDEHLAKHIVGLHQLKDEAIEPEFSTEQLQRYIRFARLFQPTFTDEAKTFLVQKYKELRSDDSQGGIGRNSYRITVRQLESLIRLSEAIAKANCLDTVTPVMVDEAFKLLQQSIISVEKDDVEFEEEEDAATAGAADQDGDEQMDNDAEPGADEDAPASVRASQTPAPAPRPKTQIKYDDFIKIHNMLLRRVNDDQTAAEDGVEEEDLLVWYLEQKEEELTSQEDMEDQRKLAKKVLKRMVKDNVLLQIRGEGLADEEGEGLEQSNKVVYVVHPNCSVDDV; this is encoded by the exons ATGCGGTCAGACGATACGCCCAGAGAGCCACGAAGCGATGCGACAgcaggacgaagacgacagGCTCGCTCCTCATCCCGTCCCAGAGGCCCGCCCTCAGTGAGCACCCCGGGCATGCACAGCGAGATCGATGGTTTCGCAGATGATGAGGTCGTCGGACGAAGAGGATTGAGGCGAACGATGCTGCCGGGTGCTCAGGATGTTCCACGAGTTGTTGATACCACCGCGGAGACTTTGGGAATTCAGTTTGAGCGCTTCCTGGAAGA TTTCGTAGAAGATCCCACACCATCAGCTGGACCGACCTCAAGTGCGGTGACCTCGGACAAATACTACATTGCGCAAATCCACGGAATGGCTCAGTTCGGGCTTTCCACGCTCTACCTCGACTTCACACATCTGATGGACCACTCGACAGGCGTACTCGCTCAGGCCATCCAAGACGACTACTACCGCTTCAACCCGTACATGCTTCGCGGGCTGAACAACCTTATCGCAAAATACGAGCCAAACTACTACAGAGCGCACAGACAGCCAGGCTCCACAACAGCGAGGACAGACACATCTCTTGCTACACAGAGCCTGAGCGAGGAGCAGAATATCGAGAATAAGACTCCAAACCAGCAAACGGACAAGATTTTTACGATTGCGGTGTACAACTTGCCATTGGTCTCACGCGTCCGCCAGTTGCGGACAGAGCAGATTGGAAAACTCGTTTCCATCTCCGGAACTGTGACGAGGACATCAGAAGTGCGACCCGAGCTGCACTTGGCGACATTCATCTGCGAGGCCTGCAACAGCGTCATTCCCGATATCGAGCAGATCTTCAAGTACTCGGAACCTACACAATGTCCCAATGTGACTTGCATGAACCGACAAGGCTGGCGGCTTGACATCCGGCAGAGCACATTTATCGATTGGCAGAAGGTCCGGATACAGGAGAACAGCTCGGAGATTCCGACAGGCAGCATGCCGAGGACAATGGATGTGATTCTCCGAGGAGAAATGGTCGACCGAGCAAAGGCCGGCGAGAAGTGCATATTCACAGGCACGCTGATTGTTGTGCCGGACATCAGCCAATTCCGAGTGCCAGGTGTGAGACCGCAAGCCGTGCGCGACACACAGGCACCTCGCGGAGGTGATGTCGGTGGTAATGGAGTGAGCGGACTGAAGGCACTCGGTGTGCGAGACCTCACGTATCGAATGGCATTCCTTGCAAATATGATAACGCCGGACACATCTACGCAAGGCCAGCGAGCGACGCAGAACCTCAAGGGCCAGGCGAGCAGCATCATGCAGTCTTTAATGCAGAGTTCAGATGCAAGCGACGAGACTGGCGAGAAGGCACAACAGGAGTACCTCGACACCCTCACACCAGCCGAGATTGACGAATTGCGACAAATGGTTCAGTCAGACAACATTTACATGCGACTTGTAGACTCCCTTGCACCCATGGTTTACGGCCACACGGTTGTGAAGAAGGGACTACTGCTGCAGCTGATGGGAGGCGTGAGCAAAGTCACCCCAGAAGGCATGGCACTCCGTGGAGACCTCAACATTTGCATTGTTGGGGACCCCAGTACCAGCAAGTCGCAATTCCTCAAGTACATCTGCTCGTTCATTCCTCGCGCGGTCTACACGTCAGGCAAGGCGTCCTCGGCGGCTGGTCTGACGGCGGCTGTGGTCAAGGATGAGGAGACTGGCGAGTTCACTATCGAAGCTGGTGCGCTCATGCTGGCTGACAACGGGATCTGCGCCATCGACGAATTCGACAAGATGGACCTTGCGGATCAGGTCGCCATTCACGAAGCCATGGAACAGCAGACCATCTCCATCGCAAAGGCCGGCATTCAAGCGACTCTAAACGCTCGCACCAGTATTCTTGCGGCAGCCAACCCAGTCGGAGGCCGTTACAACCGCAAGACCACATTGCGAGCAAACATCAACATGAGTGCACCGATTATGTCTCGTTTCGATCTGTTCTTCGTTGTCCTCGATGAATGCAACGAGCAGGTCGACGAGCATCTAGCGAAGCACATTGTCGGACTCCACCAGCTGAAAGACGAGGCCATCGAGCCGGAGTTCAGCACCGAGCAGCTCCAGCGATACATCCGATTTGCGCGTCTCTTCCAACCCACCTTTACCGATGAGGCAAAGACTTTCTTGGTGCAAAAGTACAAGGAGCTCAGGTCTGATGATTCGCAAGGAGGCATCGGCCGGAACTCGTACCGAATCACCGTGCGTCAATTGGAGTCTCTCATTCGACTCAGCGAGGCGATCGCAAAGGCCAATTGTCTGGACACTGTCACACCTGTCATGGTCGATGAGGCTTTCAAGCTTTTGCAGCAGAGTATCATCAGTGTTGAGAAGGACGATGTCGAgtttgaagaagaggaagacgccGCTACTGCTGGAGCTGCCGATCAAGATGGCGACGAGCAGATGGACAATGATGCAGAGCCAGGAGCTGACGAAGACGCACCTGCATCAGTCCGTGCTTCACAGACGCCGGCTCCAGCACCCCGACCAAAGACACAAATCAAGTATGACGACTTCATCAAGATTCACAACATGCTGCTGCGGAGGGTCAATGACGATCAGACCGCAGCGGAAGATggtgtcgaggaggaagacctGCTGGTGTGGTACTTGGAGCAAAAAGAGGAGGAGCTTACGAGCCAAGAGGACATGGAGGACCAGCGAAagctggcgaagaaggtgctGAAGAGAATGGTCAAG GACAATGTGCTACTGCAAATCCGCGGCGAAGGCCTCGCAGAcgaagagggcgagggcCTGGAGCAGAGCAACAAGGTCGTCTATGTCGTACATCCCAATTGCTCGGTGGATGACGTGTAA
- the IDI1 gene encoding IDI1, isopentenyl diphosphate:dimethylallyl diphosphate isomerase (Isopentenyl diphosphate:dimethylallyl diphosphate isomerase (IPP isomerase), catalyzes an essential activation step in the isoprenoid biosynthetic pathway), which translates to MSSTMTVTETEPTYTERILQLFPEINTSLATQNRSATQDQDLAGYDEEQIRLMDEVCIVLDKDDAPIGSASKKVCHLMENINKGLLHRAFSVFLFDSQDRLLLQQRASEKITFPDLWTNTCCSHPLGIPGETGATLEAAVAGVKRAAQRKLDQELGIKKEQVPIEKFDFLTRIHYLAPSDGKWGEHEIDYILFIKADVDLNINPNEVQATKYVSADELKDMFKDDSLKFTPWFKLICQSMLFEWWQNLNGGLDKYKGETEIRRM; encoded by the coding sequence ATGAGCTCCACCATGACTGTGACAGAGACCGAACCGACATACACCGAAAGAATCCTCCAGCTATTTCCCGAGATCAACACGAGCCTCGCGACCCAGAACCGGTCAGCAACTCAAGACCAAGATCTCGCTGGCTACGATGAAGAGCAGATTCGATTAATGGACGAGGTGTGCATTGTGCTGGATAAGGACGACGCACCAATTGGCAGTGCGAGCAAGAAAGTATGCCATCTCATGGAGAACATCAACAAGGGCTTGCTCCACCGCGCATTctccgtcttcctcttcgactcGCAagatcgcctcctcctgCAACAACGCGCTTCAGAAAAGATCACATTTCCCGACCTGTGGACAAACACATGCTGCTCTCACCCGCTAGGCATTCCCGGCGAGACTGGTGCGACCCTCGAGGCTGCTGTGGCTGGTGTCAAGCGAGCAGCACAACGGAAGCTTGATCAAGAGCTTGGGATCAAGAAGGAGCAGGTGCCGATCGAAAAGTTCGACTTCCTCACACGGATACACTACCTCGCACCCAGCGATGGAAAGTGGGGCGAGCACGAGATTGATTACATTCTGTTTATCAAGGCGGATGTGGACTTGAACATCAATCCGAACGAGGTGCAGGCGACCAAGTACGTGTCGGCAGATGAGCTGAAGGATATGTTCAAGGATGATTCGTTGAAGTTCACTCCGTGGTTCAAGCTCATTTGCCAGAGCATGCTATTCGAGTGGTGGCAGAATCTGAATGGAGGACTGGACAAATACAAGGGCGAGACTGAGATCCGTCGCATGTAG